One Natronoarchaeum mannanilyticum genomic window carries:
- the merB gene encoding organomercurial lyase, producing the protein MADSNRCECCSDRIAIDDTDPGRAPTADPPVPVEDAMATPIPDDVGAAMEGAYDLDAPPATIAEWLDGVLAAYRAAGETVTADDMCAVDDARHEVELDGGAAVPGTDAAAAEYICVLDPLAVPFIDGTAGTVRSESPVSDATIEFRVSPSEISVDPETAVVSLGIDAEDDDTGSASELTFEDTYELLCPYGHAFRDEAAYERWDAERDGIATMSLDAETAVGVAVGIARRLDAAE; encoded by the coding sequence ATGGCAGACAGTAACCGTTGCGAGTGCTGCAGTGACAGAATCGCTATCGACGATACCGACCCGGGGCGAGCGCCGACGGCCGATCCGCCGGTTCCGGTCGAGGACGCGATGGCGACGCCGATCCCCGACGACGTCGGAGCGGCGATGGAAGGCGCGTACGATCTCGACGCCCCGCCGGCGACGATCGCGGAGTGGCTCGACGGCGTGCTGGCGGCCTACCGCGCCGCCGGAGAAACGGTGACCGCGGACGACATGTGCGCCGTCGACGACGCCCGGCACGAGGTCGAACTCGACGGCGGCGCAGCCGTCCCCGGCACCGACGCCGCCGCCGCGGAGTACATCTGCGTGCTCGATCCGCTCGCGGTGCCGTTCATCGACGGGACGGCCGGCACCGTCCGCTCCGAAAGTCCGGTCTCGGACGCGACGATCGAGTTCCGGGTCAGCCCCTCCGAGATATCAGTCGACCCGGAGACGGCAGTCGTCTCGCTCGGCATCGATGCCGAAGACGACGATACGGGTTCGGCGTCCGAGCTGACGTTCGAGGACACCTACGAGCTGCTGTGTCCCTACGGCCACGCGTTCCGCGACGAAGCCGCCTACGAGCGGTGGGACGCGGAGCGGGACGGGATCGCGACGATGTCGCTCGACGCCGAGACGGCCGTCGGCGTCGCGGTGGGGATCGCGCGGCGACTCGACGCCGCGGAGTGA
- a CDS encoding cupin domain-containing protein, producing MPKVNESDLDWDALERGEAKFRRKRLADAAGGDDLGCSLYELPPGKKSWPYHYHTANEEAIYVLEGEGQLRRADDATSLEPGDYVALPTGEDGAHRIINDSDATLRYLAVSTMETPEVLVYPDSGKVGVMDGAPPGGTGERTLEGYFREDDAVDYWDGERGDAE from the coding sequence ATGCCCAAAGTGAACGAGTCCGACCTCGACTGGGACGCGCTCGAACGCGGCGAGGCGAAGTTCAGACGCAAGCGCCTCGCCGACGCGGCGGGCGGCGACGACCTCGGTTGCAGCCTGTACGAACTCCCGCCGGGAAAGAAATCGTGGCCGTACCACTACCACACCGCCAACGAAGAGGCGATCTACGTGCTCGAAGGCGAGGGGCAACTGCGCCGGGCCGACGACGCGACGTCGCTGGAACCGGGCGACTACGTCGCGCTACCGACAGGCGAGGACGGCGCCCACAGGATCATCAACGACTCGGACGCTACGCTCCGATACCTGGCGGTCTCGACGATGGAGACGCCCGAGGTGCTCGTGTACCCCGACTCCGGCAAGGTCGGCGTGATGGACGGCGCACCCCCCGGCGGCACCGGTGAGCGCACCCTCGAGGGGTACTTTCGAGAGGACGACGCCGTCGACTACTGGGACGGGGAGCGCGGCGACGCGGAGTAG